A genomic window from Salvia hispanica cultivar TCC Black 2014 chromosome 5, UniMelb_Shisp_WGS_1.0, whole genome shotgun sequence includes:
- the LOC125186343 gene encoding uncharacterized protein LOC125186343, which yields MIKTPSWQAILSNANCFPRFRRLVRCFMAAAASNSLLSQRDFNRSMSFRRLSSAASSAIDSSRGKFFAYGFSRASDKCNNVLRNCIDPNSDRVGVNEALKARAYGPSIPQLLDLSEEVVRAEDQRRTVDPRVFNGDASANWGNSAGARDHSSSEKIMIAVDVDEVLGNFVSALNRFIADRYSLNHSVSEYHVYEFFKIWNCSRGEADHRVHEFFKTPYFKKGINPIPGAREALEKLSEVYNLSIVTSRQNAIKDHTIEWIEKHYPGLFREIHFGNHFALDGKSRPKSDICKSLGAKVLIDDNPRYAVECAAVGIKVLLFDYENSYPWCKTEHAAHQHPLVTKVHNWEEVEQQLSSLLVS from the exons ATGATAAAGACGCCTTCTTGGCAAGCAATTTTGTCGAACGCTAATTGCTTTCCCCGATTCCGCCGTTTGGTTCGTTGTTTTATGGCGGCGGCGGCCTCGAATTCCTTGTTGAGCCAAAGagattttaataggagtatgtCTTTCCGAAGGCTTTCTTCCGCTGCATCGTCAGCAATTGATTCGAGTAGGGGGAAATTTTTTGCGTATGGATTCAGCCGCGCCTCTGATAAATGCAATAATGTTTTGCGGAATTGTATTGATCCGAATAGCGACCGTGTTGGTGTGAATGAGGCGCTGAAAGCGCGGGCGTATGGCCCGTCGATTCCGCAGCTGCTGGATCTTTCTGAAGAGGTTGTTAGGGCGGAGGATCAGCGGCGGACTGTTGATCCTAGGGTTTTTAACGGTGACGCCTCTGCAAATTGGGGGAATTCCGCTGGAGCTAGGGACCATTCTTCCTCCGAGAAAATCATGATTGCCGTTGATGTTGATGAAG TTCTAGGGAACTTCGTGTCTGCTCTTAATCGATTCATAGCGGATCGCTACTCTCTAAACCACTCGGTTTCTGAATACCACGTCTATGAGTTCTTCAAG ATATGGAACTGTTCACGCGGTGAAG CTGATCATCGTGTACATGAGTTTTTCAAGACACCTTACTTCAAGAAAGGGATAAATCCAATTCCAGGAGCTCGAGAAGCACTTGAAAAGCTATCTGAAGTTTATAACTTGTCCATTGTGAC GTCTCGCCAGAATGCTATCAAGGACCACACAATCGAATGGATCGAGAAACATTACCCAGGTCTTTTCCGAGAAATCCATTTCGGGAACCATTTTGCTTTGGATGGCAAATCAAGACCGAAATCTGACATTTGCAA GTCGTTGGGAGCAAAGGTGTTGATCGATGATAACCCGAGGTATGCGGTAGAATGTGCAGCAGTAGGGATAAAGGTTCTGCTTTTCGATTATGAGAATTCATATCCATGGTGCAAAACAGAGCATGCTGCTCATCAACATCCTCTTGTAACCAAGGTCCACAATTGGGAAGAGGTGGAACAACAATTATCTTCGTTGCTTGTTTCttag
- the LOC125190779 gene encoding pectinesterase/pectinesterase inhibitor PPE8B-like yields MASGLWKTLLMVIVVCLAEGGRGDLSESACLKVPVSEFSETVKSTVGVVQKVVSIVSMFAGKVGDFRLSNAISDCLELMDVSMDQLSSALSASLNTYGKSNDTGNVIDDVKTLLSGALTNQDTCIEGFDGTNGVVKSLVSGSLDHVTSLVLDLLSMVKSNSGGGGRRLTSSDQFPRWIKSRDRKLLQSASSATADAVVAADGTGNFSSVAEAVRAAPEYSTRKYVIYVKRGVYEEYVEIGKKKWNIMMIGDGVDATIISGNRSCVDGWTAYDSATFAANGQGFLARDITFENTAGPRKHQAVAYRSDSNLSVLYRCNVRGYQDTLYAHSMRQFYRECKISGTVDFIFGNGEAVFQNCEIMARNGLPNQKNTITAHGRRNSSEETGFSIQFCNISAEREVTIPTYLGRPWKSHSRTVVMQSYISSAVRPEGWLEWNGSFALDTLFYAEYMNYGPGAGTEARVKWPGYRVLNGKDEAKRYTVAEFIAGNTWLPATGVKYNAGLTN; encoded by the exons ATGGCTTCTGGTTTATGGAAAACTCTATTGATGGTGATAGTTGTGTGTTTGGCTGAGGGTGGGCGTGGCGATTTGAGCGAATCAGCATGTTTAAAAGTTCCGGTCTCGGAATTTTCTGAGACGGTGAAGTCCACCGTTGGTGTAGTGCAGAAGGTGGTCTCCATCGTGTCCATGTTTGCCGGAAAAGTGGGTGATTTCCGGCTTAGCAATGCCATCTCCGATTGCCTCGAACTCATGGACGTGTCCATGGACCAGTTGAGCTCTGCCCTATCTGCTTCGCTTAATACATATG GGAAGAGTAACGACACCGGAAATGTGATTGACGACGTGAAGACGTTACTAAGCGGAGCATTGACGAATCAAGACACTTGCATAGAAGGATTTGACGGCACAAACGGCGTCGTAAAAAGCTTGGTTTCCGGCAGCTTAGACCACGTCACCTCATTAGTCCTCGACCTTCTCTCCATGGTCAAGTCCAattccggcggcggcggtagAAGGTTGACGAGCAGCGATCAATTTCCACGCTGGATCAAATCGCGTGACCGGAAACTCCTCCAATCCGCCAGCAGCGCCACTGCGGACGCGGTGGTCGCTGCAGACGGGACCGGGAACTTCAGCAGCGTCGCGGAAGCGGTCCGCGCAGCGCCAGAGTATAGCACCAGGAAATACGTTATATACGTCAAACGAGGTGTGTACGAGGAGTATGTGGAGATCGGGAAGAAGAAATGGAACATAATGATGATCGGCGACGGCGTCGATGCGACGATTATTTCTGGTAATCGCAGCTGTGTTGATGGCTGGACTGCTTACGACTCTGCTACATTTG CCGCAAATGGGCAAGGATTCTTAGCCCGTGACATAACATTCGAGAACACAGCCGGCCCGCGAAAGCACCAAGCGGTGGCGTATCGATCCGATTCCAACCTCTCGGTGCTATACCGCTGCAATGTCAGAGGATATCAGGATACATTATACGCTCATTCAATGCGCCAATTCTACCGCGAATGCAAGATCAGCGGCACGGTCGACTTCATATTCGGCAACGGGGAGGCCGTCTTCCAGAACTGCGAGATCATGGCCCGGAACGGCCTTCCCAATCAGAAGAACACTATCACCGCACATGGCCGGCGGAATTCCAGCGAAGAAACGGGCTTCTCGATCCAGTTCTGCAACATTTCAGCCGAGCGCGAGGTTACGATTCCAACGTACCTTGGGAGGCCGTGGAAATCGCATTCTCGGACAGTGGTGATGCAGTCGTACATCAGCAGCGCAGTTAGGCCCGAAGGGTGGTTGGAGTGGAACGGCAGTTTCGCGCTGGATACTCTGTTTTATGCAGAGTACATGAATTACGGGCCGGGGGCGGGAACAGAGGCCCGTGTTAAGTGGCCCGGTTATCGGGTTTTGAACGGTAAGGATGAGGCGAAGAGATACACGGTGGCCGAGTTTATTGCGGGAAATACATGGCTGCCTGCGACGGGGGTTAAGTATAATGCTGGATTGactaattga